GCAACACTTAATTCTACCGGAACTCCTTCTATTTTTATGCATGCTGCAGATGCTATTCATGGAGATTTAGGAATTATTCAACAAGATGATGTTGTAATCTGCATTTCTAAAAGCGGTAATACTCCCGAAATAAAAGTATTAATTCCATTAATTAAAAGAAACAACAATCCTATTATTGCCATTACGGGTAATGTAGATTCTTTTTTGGGTACTCAAGCAACTTATACCTTAAATGCTTATGTTGAAAAAGAAGCTTGCCCTAATAATTTGGCACCTACCACAAGTACAACGGCACAATTAGTGATGGGTGATGCTATAGCGGTTTGCTTATTGGAATTAAATCAATTTACAAGTAAAGATTTTGCAAAATATCATCCTGGAGGTGCTTTAGGAAAACGCTTGTATTTACGAGTGAGAGACTTGGTTGAAAAAAACGAGATTCCACAAGTAAACGCAGATACCAATATTAAAGAAACCTTGTTAGAAATTTCTAATAAACGTTTAGGAGCTACGGCTGTTTTAGATAACAATAAATTAGTTGGTTTTATTACCGATGGAGATATAAGACGTATGTTAAACAAAAATGATGACTTTATCAATCTTACTGCTAAAGACATCATGTCTGTTTCTCCAAAAATTATAGATATTGATGCCATGGCTATAGAAGCTATGCAAACTATGGAAAACAATAATATATCTCAATTAATTGCTGTTGATAACAATGGAAATTACAAAGGAATTATACATATTCACGATTTAATTAAAGAAGGTATTTTTTAGAATATGGGAGCAGAAAAAGAAATGTCCTTTTTAGATCATCTTGAAGAATTAAGATGGCATTTAGTAAGATCTACCATTTGTATTATGGCTGTAGCCATTGTACTTTTTATCTATCAAAGAACCGTTTATAATGAGTTCTTATTAGCACATTTAAGTCCAGACTTTATTACTTATCGATGGTTTTGTGAGGCATTTGCAAGTGTAGGAATGGAAAGTGATTTTTGTAATATTACTTTTAATGCCAAGCTACAAAGTTTATCGCCAACCAATCAGTTGATGAATGCTATGTGGTCTAGTTTTATTTTAGGACTTATTATTTCTTTCCCTTATATTATCTGGGAAATGATGAGATTCATCACTCCTGGATTAACAGAAAAAGAACAAAAAAAGAGCAAAGGATTTATTGTAGTTGCAACTATTTTATTAATTCTAGGATTACTTTTTAGCTACTATATTATAGTACCTATGTCTGTATATTTCTTTTATAATTATCAAATTACAGAAACCATTGTAAACAATTTTCAGTTTGATAGTTATATAACCTTAATCACCAATACTCTTTTAGGAGTTTCTGTGGTTTTTGAACTTCCGTTAGTGGTATATTTCTTAACCAAGTTTGGATTAATCACCCCTGATTTCCTAAAAAAATACAGAAAACACGCTTTGGTAGTCGTTTTAATAGTTTCTGCTATTATTACTCCTCCAGATATTACAAGTCAGATTATTGTAGCCATTCCTGTATTGATTTTATACGAAGTAAGTATAGTGGTATCTAGATTTTTGGTTAAAAAACAAGATAAAGCATGATTTTAAGAGCCGATAATATTCAGAAAGTCTACGGAAGTAGAAAAGTGGTAAAAGGAATTTCTTTACAAGTTGAGCAAGGAGAAATTATTGGTTTATTAGGTCCTAACGGAGCTGGTAAAACAACTTCTTTTTATATGATTGTAGGGATGGTAAAACCAAACGAAGGTCATATATATTTAGATGATAAAGAAATTACCAATTACGCCATGTACAAGCGTGCACAACACGGAATTGGTTATTTGGCACAAGAAGCTTCTATTTTTAGAAAATTAACGGTTGAAGAAAATATTTTATCTGTATTACAATTTACTGATAGAACCAAAGCAGAACAAAAACAAAAACTAGAGGAACTGATAGAGGAATTTAGTTTGGGACATGTAAGAACCAACAGAGGAGACTTACTTTCTGGAGGGGAAAGACGTAGAACAGAAATTGCTCGTTGCTTAGCATCGGATCCAAAATTTATTTTGTTAGACGAACCTTTTGCAGGAGTTGACCCTATTGCAGTAGAAGACATTCAATCTATTGTAGCTACTTTAAAAGACAAAAACATTGGTATTTTAATTACCGACCACGATGTACAAGCTACTTTGGCTATTACAGATAAAACTTACTTAATGTATCAAGGAGGGATTTTAAAAAGTGGAACTCCTCAAGAACTTGCCGATGATGAAATGGTAAGACGTGTTTATTTAGGTGAAAGTTTTATTTTAAAAGAAAACAAGTTTAAGAAAAAGGTTGAGTAGTGAGTAGTGAGTAGTGAGTAGTGAGTAGTGAGTAGTGAGTAGTGAGTAGTGAGTAGTGAGTAGTGAAAATACTAATCTCAAAACAAACTACATAAATACTTTATACTATTTCACCACCTAAAAAGTTTAGAACTTACTTATTTCTACTATTGCTTATCATAGATAAAGCTAAATATGTTAAAATAATCATTGGTAATGCAGCTAGTTTAAGTATTACAATTAATACTAAAGACAAGATTAAAAAAGTATATTTTAATTTGTTTTCTGCAAATCCAAAAGATTTAAATTTTAATGCAAATAACTCAATTTTTGCATTTAACATATAACAGCTTAACACTGTAATTAATATTAATAAGTATTCGTTTTCTAATACATAACTTATATAGTGATACTCCTCATAAATTTGCATTAAAGGCAAAGACAAAATAAACAAGGTATTTGCTGGTGTAGGCAATCCTATAAAATTTTCTTTTTGATTAACATCAATATTAAAATTTGCTAACCTGTAACAGGAAGCCATCGTAATGGTAAAACCTAAAAGAGCTAAGTAAGGAAAGTTTTCAAATCCATCAGTAAAACTCAAAGGTTCTTTACTGCTTGCTTTTAACAACATTTGTGACATTACAATTCCTGGCACTACTCCACTCGTCACCATATCTGCCAAAGAATCTAATTGAGTTCCTAATTCACTTTGAACACGTAATAATCTAGCTACAAAACCATCAAAAAAATCAAATAAAATACCTAGCATAACAAACAATAC
Above is a genomic segment from Wenyingzhuangia fucanilytica containing:
- a CDS encoding CDP-alcohol phosphatidyltransferase family protein codes for the protein MKLIKFLPNFLTLLNLLSGCLAIVYAINNQIQFAVLFVMLGILFDFFDGFVARLLRVQSELGTQLDSLADMVTSGVVPGIVMSQMLLKASSKEPLSFTDGFENFPYLALLGFTITMASCYRLANFNIDVNQKENFIGLPTPANTLFILSLPLMQIYEEYHYISYVLENEYLLILITVLSCYMLNAKIELFALKFKSFGFAENKLKYTFLILSLVLIVILKLAALPMIILTYLALSMISNSRNK
- the lptB gene encoding LPS export ABC transporter ATP-binding protein, encoding MILRADNIQKVYGSRKVVKGISLQVEQGEIIGLLGPNGAGKTTSFYMIVGMVKPNEGHIYLDDKEITNYAMYKRAQHGIGYLAQEASIFRKLTVEENILSVLQFTDRTKAEQKQKLEELIEEFSLGHVRTNRGDLLSGGERRRTEIARCLASDPKFILLDEPFAGVDPIAVEDIQSIVATLKDKNIGILITDHDVQATLAITDKTYLMYQGGILKSGTPQELADDEMVRRVYLGESFILKENKFKKKVE
- a CDS encoding KpsF/GutQ family sugar-phosphate isomerase, encoding MNNDILSIAKKTIDLESNAIANLAKLIDSNFENAIKCILKTKGRVIITGIGKSAAIATKIVATLNSTGTPSIFMHAADAIHGDLGIIQQDDVVICISKSGNTPEIKVLIPLIKRNNNPIIAITGNVDSFLGTQATYTLNAYVEKEACPNNLAPTTSTTAQLVMGDAIAVCLLELNQFTSKDFAKYHPGGALGKRLYLRVRDLVEKNEIPQVNADTNIKETLLEISNKRLGATAVLDNNKLVGFITDGDIRRMLNKNDDFINLTAKDIMSVSPKIIDIDAMAIEAMQTMENNNISQLIAVDNNGNYKGIIHIHDLIKEGIF
- the tatC gene encoding twin-arginine translocase subunit TatC — encoded protein: MGAEKEMSFLDHLEELRWHLVRSTICIMAVAIVLFIYQRTVYNEFLLAHLSPDFITYRWFCEAFASVGMESDFCNITFNAKLQSLSPTNQLMNAMWSSFILGLIISFPYIIWEMMRFITPGLTEKEQKKSKGFIVVATILLILGLLFSYYIIVPMSVYFFYNYQITETIVNNFQFDSYITLITNTLLGVSVVFELPLVVYFLTKFGLITPDFLKKYRKHALVVVLIVSAIITPPDITSQIIVAIPVLILYEVSIVVSRFLVKKQDKA